A stretch of the Thalassotalea euphylliae genome encodes the following:
- a CDS encoding GGDEF domain-containing protein: protein MSETSVFQSQLRQLKAKLDASIQARSTLEEDFNKRSTLLTDFLVKLSRLCKGQDLELDNRMAKLRAMLKKSAPLADVEKELANVSKLLNKQASKNELNIRDLHQKFHGAGTTLQKAKGLPPQSRRSLRSLLTENSDTKDTVIQYVPQLSELLSIYGEVLAAKDSIQVSGQAHAAMQSSAALGANQSNSNQPEAAKSAKGFIERITSILSNIKLSEQLQQKLNHLKDELGNTQHIDDTLLNNIVAVLNLVAEDMEQERKTAKTFLSTLSGALSKVQRAVKSTLSNSQGHRSEQESINESLNSQLGDIAEMIESAPSLTEAKAELMTKFETITQTIEQKNSLELGYFEQLEQQLLAMRTKVSELEKQSKHFEQRMLEQQRISLQDALTKLNNRAAFDEYFAKQMVRFNHQQFELAVAVIDLDDFKQINDTYGHTAGDKTLQVIAATLTKALTKNVFIARYGGEEFVLVFNELSEKEVMAALENFRKTIAKLPFKFRNNKVNITTSIGVTHIKHGDNIHLAFERADEALYQAKHQGKNRIIYAQ from the coding sequence ATGAGTGAAACGTCTGTTTTTCAGAGTCAACTTCGCCAACTCAAAGCCAAACTTGATGCCTCTATTCAAGCGCGTTCAACGCTAGAAGAAGACTTTAATAAACGTTCAACCTTGTTAACCGACTTTTTGGTTAAATTGTCGCGTTTGTGTAAAGGACAAGATCTTGAATTAGACAACCGTATGGCAAAGCTACGCGCCATGCTAAAAAAGAGTGCGCCGCTAGCAGATGTTGAAAAAGAACTCGCAAACGTTTCTAAGCTGTTAAACAAACAAGCCAGTAAAAACGAGCTTAATATTCGCGACTTACACCAAAAGTTCCACGGCGCTGGTACGACACTGCAAAAAGCGAAAGGTCTGCCACCGCAGTCAAGACGCAGTTTAAGAAGCTTACTAACCGAAAACTCAGACACCAAAGACACAGTTATTCAATATGTCCCGCAGTTAAGCGAACTGCTCTCAATCTATGGCGAAGTGCTGGCGGCAAAAGACAGCATTCAAGTAAGCGGACAAGCTCATGCTGCAATGCAATCTAGTGCGGCGTTGGGAGCAAATCAATCGAATAGTAACCAGCCAGAGGCCGCTAAAAGTGCCAAGGGCTTTATTGAGCGTATTACCTCAATTCTAAGCAACATTAAGTTATCTGAGCAGCTGCAACAAAAGCTGAATCACTTAAAGGATGAGCTAGGAAATACACAGCATATCGATGATACCTTGCTCAACAACATAGTGGCAGTGCTAAATCTTGTAGCTGAAGATATGGAACAAGAGCGTAAAACGGCTAAAACCTTTTTATCAACGCTCTCTGGTGCATTATCCAAAGTGCAGCGCGCGGTTAAATCTACCCTGTCAAACTCTCAAGGGCACCGCAGTGAACAAGAAAGTATTAATGAATCACTTAACAGCCAGTTAGGTGATATCGCTGAGATGATCGAATCTGCGCCAAGTCTCACTGAGGCCAAAGCCGAGCTGATGACAAAATTTGAAACCATCACACAAACAATTGAGCAAAAAAATAGCTTAGAACTTGGCTATTTTGAACAGCTAGAGCAACAGCTTTTAGCCATGCGCACCAAAGTCAGTGAATTGGAAAAACAAAGCAAACACTTTGAACAACGCATGCTAGAGCAACAACGCATTAGCCTGCAAGATGCACTGACTAAGCTAAATAATCGCGCCGCTTTTGACGAGTACTTTGCTAAGCAAATGGTGCGCTTCAATCACCAACAGTTTGAGCTCGCAGTCGCGGTTATAGATTTAGATGACTTTAAACAAATTAATGACACCTATGGCCACACTGCCGGTGATAAAACCTTGCAAGTCATTGCTGCTACCTTGACCAAAGCGCTAACTAAGAATGTCTTTATTGCTCGCTATGGCGGTGAAGAGTTTGTTTTAGTATTTAACGAGCTAAGTGAAAAGGAAGTGATGGCTGCACTGGAAAACTTCCGTAAAACGATTGCTAAACTGCCATTTAAATTCAGAAATAACAAAGTCAATATCACCACCTCGATTGGTGTTACTCACATTAAGCATGGTGACAATATTCACCTTGCCTTCGAACGCGCCGATGAGGCGTTATATCAAGCAAAACATCAAGGTAAAAACCGAATAATCTACGCACAATAA
- the hmpA gene encoding NO-inducible flavohemoprotein, whose product MQSNQALSVQDISLVQSTLPLIEQAGDAVTAHFYQRMFHHNPELKDIFNLTNQETGRQKAALFEAIVAYAKNLDNISVLKHAVERIANKHVSFHIKPDDYNIVGHHLIETMRELLGEHFTQAIEKAWSTAYQVLANLFINLEEELYVNRETATGGWRGKRAFSLVDKIQESELVTSFVFEPIDQQPVMNYCPGQYIGIELKPTTSPYNEIRQYSLSTSPNGKSYRISVKRELSDVSERNGVMSNYLHDHLSLGDIVDLHAPTGDFYWLDRQRPVVLISAGVGITPMQAMLDTLAQNNYPQQVIYLHACENEAQHSFAKHTAQQCQQQGWQAYTWYREGAADQPDTFTGIMDFSVIDLPLDTNGDFYLCGPVGFMQFAKQQLLKLGVDESCIHYEVFGPHANL is encoded by the coding sequence ATGCAATCTAATCAAGCCCTTTCCGTTCAAGATATTAGCCTAGTGCAATCAACCTTACCGCTTATTGAGCAGGCCGGTGATGCTGTAACAGCGCACTTTTATCAACGAATGTTTCACCACAATCCTGAGCTGAAAGATATTTTTAACCTAACCAATCAAGAAACCGGTCGACAGAAAGCAGCATTGTTCGAGGCGATTGTCGCCTATGCGAAAAACCTAGATAACATTAGCGTGTTAAAACATGCCGTTGAGCGTATCGCCAATAAACACGTGAGCTTTCATATTAAACCAGACGATTACAATATTGTTGGTCATCATCTTATTGAAACCATGCGCGAGCTGCTGGGCGAGCATTTCACACAAGCGATTGAAAAAGCATGGTCAACCGCATATCAAGTACTCGCCAACTTGTTTATAAACCTTGAAGAAGAATTATATGTTAACCGTGAAACTGCGACAGGTGGCTGGCGCGGTAAACGCGCCTTTAGCCTAGTAGATAAAATTCAAGAATCTGAGTTGGTTACAAGCTTTGTTTTTGAGCCGATTGATCAGCAGCCTGTAATGAACTACTGCCCCGGTCAATACATAGGCATTGAGTTAAAGCCGACAACATCACCTTACAACGAAATTCGTCAATACTCGCTGTCAACCAGCCCAAATGGTAAGAGCTATCGCATTTCGGTAAAACGTGAGTTAAGCGATGTAAGCGAGCGCAATGGTGTGATGTCGAATTATTTACACGATCACTTAAGCCTTGGTGACATTGTTGATTTACACGCCCCTACTGGCGACTTTTACTGGCTAGATCGCCAACGACCTGTAGTGCTAATTTCAGCTGGTGTTGGCATTACCCCAATGCAAGCCATGTTAGATACGCTCGCTCAGAACAACTATCCACAACAGGTAATTTATTTACATGCCTGTGAAAACGAAGCGCAGCACTCTTTTGCCAAACACACAGCACAGCAATGTCAGCAACAAGGTTGGCAAGCCTATACTTGGTATCGAGAAGGAGCAGCTGATCAACCAGACACTTTCACAGGTATAATGGATTTTTCAGTAATTGATTTACCACTAGATACAAATGGTGATTTTTATCTTTGTGGGCCAGTCGGATTTATGCAGTTTGCCAAGCAGCAACTACTCAAACTTGGTGTAGATGAGTCATGTATTCATTATGAGGTATTTGGCCCGCACGCCAACCTTTAA
- a CDS encoding DNA-binding protein — MTIKDEILAIANQLANDGQSPTVAKVKAKLSEAAPLPTIINTLKSWQHQPEKTSVDKANKGSNSADKSSENIQTVELSEAQLALLQNKLQSHIEKAVAAAIKPLQEELDEIKQLLKAK; from the coding sequence ATGACGATTAAAGACGAAATTTTAGCCATCGCTAACCAACTCGCCAACGATGGACAAAGTCCAACAGTCGCGAAAGTGAAGGCAAAACTCAGCGAAGCCGCGCCATTACCCACGATTATTAACACCCTTAAAAGCTGGCAACATCAGCCAGAGAAGACCAGTGTTGATAAGGCGAATAAGGGTTCAAATAGTGCTGATAAAAGTAGTGAAAATATTCAAACGGTGGAGTTGTCAGAAGCGCAATTGGCACTGTTGCAAAATAAGCTACAAAGTCATATCGAGAAGGCGGTTGCAGCAGCGATTAAACCACTGCAAGAAGAACTTGATGAAATAAAACAGCTACTTAAAGCTAAATAA
- the recR gene encoding recombination mediator RecR: MKFSPLVQELIESFRCLPGVGAKTAQRMAFHLLERNRQGGAKLAETMAKAMEQVGHCQQCRNFTEQALCDICESPRRQHAEQLCIVESPADVIAIEQTGEFQGRYFILMGHLSPIDGIGPEDLGLDLLEAQLQQGGIKEVILATNPTVEGEATAHFIAEMAKSFEVNLSRIAHGVPVGGELEYVDGNTLSHALSGRKSYQV, from the coding sequence ATGAAGTTCAGCCCACTTGTCCAAGAATTAATTGAATCTTTTCGTTGTTTACCCGGTGTCGGTGCCAAAACTGCTCAGCGTATGGCGTTTCACTTATTAGAGCGAAACCGTCAAGGTGGTGCTAAGCTCGCGGAAACGATGGCAAAAGCTATGGAGCAGGTCGGGCATTGTCAGCAGTGTCGTAACTTTACTGAACAAGCATTATGCGATATTTGTGAAAGTCCACGTCGCCAGCATGCTGAGCAATTATGTATTGTTGAAAGTCCAGCAGATGTTATTGCCATCGAGCAAACGGGCGAGTTTCAAGGTCGATACTTTATTTTAATGGGGCACTTATCACCAATCGACGGTATTGGCCCAGAAGATTTAGGGTTAGACTTGCTTGAAGCACAACTGCAACAGGGCGGTATTAAAGAAGTGATTTTAGCCACCAATCCAACAGTTGAAGGGGAAGCGACTGCGCACTTTATCGCGGAAATGGCAAAGTCATTTGAAGTCAATTTATCGCGTATTGCTCACGGGGTGCCAGTAGGCGGCGAGCTTGAGTATGTTGATGGCAATACTTTGTCACATGCGTTATCAGGTCGAAAAAGCTATCAGGTATAG
- the ppnN gene encoding nucleotide 5'-monophosphate nucleosidase PpnN codes for MKTLINPVGNMNLLSQIEIDQLQESAESKLFQLYRNCSLAVLNVGSHTDDAEEIYQQFLDFHINVLRIERGVKLELTNPPQDAFVDNKIIRGIREHLSAVLRDILFINDKYDGLCDNLSCESEKTTHIVFDILRNANAILPESVPGLITCWGGHSINTTEYKYTKEVGYQLGLRGFNICTGCGPGAMKGPMKGATIGHAKQRNLTGRYLGLTEPSIIAAEPPNPIVNELIIMPDIEKRLEAFVRLSHGIIIFPGGAGTAEEFLYILGIMLNEKNKEQHLPIILTGPKESEAYFQEIDKFVVATLGEQVRKHYRIIVDDAPSVARALSEEVEQVLAYRKAKGDAFHFNWSLEIDQEFQQPFEPTHENMANLMVKTDMDTAALAANLRRIFSGIVAGNVKANGIKAIREHGPFVISGEEKIMSLMDKLLDSFVKQQRMKLPGSEYIPCYRVAQDADAASTIQGQPA; via the coding sequence ATGAAAACTTTAATTAACCCTGTTGGCAACATGAATTTATTGTCACAAATAGAGATTGATCAATTACAAGAATCTGCAGAAAGTAAGCTTTTTCAGCTGTACCGTAATTGCTCATTAGCGGTATTAAATGTAGGTAGCCATACCGATGATGCAGAGGAAATTTACCAGCAATTTCTAGACTTTCACATCAATGTATTGCGCATTGAACGCGGTGTGAAATTAGAGCTAACCAACCCGCCACAAGATGCCTTTGTCGATAACAAAATTATCCGTGGTATTCGCGAGCACTTATCTGCCGTTTTGCGTGACATTCTATTTATCAATGATAAATACGACGGACTGTGCGATAACCTTAGCTGCGAAAGTGAAAAAACTACGCACATTGTTTTTGATATATTGCGCAACGCCAATGCCATTTTACCTGAGTCTGTGCCCGGTTTAATTACCTGCTGGGGCGGTCACTCAATCAACACAACCGAATACAAATACACCAAAGAAGTTGGCTATCAACTTGGCCTACGGGGCTTTAATATTTGTACAGGTTGCGGCCCTGGCGCCATGAAAGGGCCAATGAAAGGCGCGACGATCGGTCATGCCAAACAGCGCAACCTTACCGGCCGCTATTTAGGGCTAACCGAGCCTAGTATCATTGCAGCTGAGCCGCCAAACCCTATTGTTAATGAACTGATTATTATGCCGGATATCGAAAAGCGGTTAGAGGCCTTTGTTCGTTTATCGCATGGCATTATCATCTTTCCTGGCGGAGCTGGGACTGCTGAGGAATTTCTTTATATTCTTGGCATTATGCTCAACGAGAAAAACAAAGAGCAACACTTACCTATTATTTTAACGGGCCCGAAAGAAAGTGAAGCGTATTTCCAAGAGATTGACAAATTTGTCGTTGCCACGCTTGGCGAGCAAGTGCGTAAGCATTATCGAATTATTGTTGATGATGCGCCAAGTGTTGCCCGCGCGTTAAGCGAAGAAGTGGAGCAAGTGCTCGCCTATCGCAAAGCCAAAGGTGATGCCTTTCACTTCAATTGGTCATTAGAAATTGATCAGGAATTTCAACAACCATTTGAACCAACCCATGAGAACATGGCAAACTTAATGGTAAAAACAGATATGGATACCGCTGCTTTAGCCGCCAACTTGCGCCGAATTTTCTCCGGTATTGTGGCTGGCAATGTCAAAGCCAACGGTATTAAGGCCATTAGGGAACATGGCCCGTTTGTAATTTCTGGGGAAGAGAAAATTATGTCGTTAATGGATAAATTGCTAGATTCATTTGTAAAACAGCAGCGTATGAAACTGCCGGGTAGTGAATACATTCCTTGCTATCGCGTTGCACAAGACGCTGATGCTGCGTCAACCATTCAGGGTCAGCCTGCATGA
- a CDS encoding GNAT family N-acetyltransferase codes for MTQTVSAPQDVDIRATYLAAEDLKLAASLLYQAYHDDPVFLEIFHGDKEDYEQRLRTSIREELGAFWQAKQPMVGLYLGEAMVGVACLNGPDDGVGFERFWHWRLKMLLNAGYFSTKQMMEKEKRIMSQVPLTKFHMLSFIAIHPLHQHHGFGHYLMAAVNTVLEEHPDSQGVAVYATNDKYREFFKDVDYELIKEVQVGKVNGALMVHHRENTLTGS; via the coding sequence ATGACGCAAACGGTATCCGCACCACAAGATGTTGATATTCGAGCAACTTATTTAGCCGCAGAGGATCTTAAGCTTGCCGCTTCTTTACTTTATCAAGCCTACCACGATGACCCTGTCTTTTTAGAAATTTTCCATGGCGACAAAGAAGATTACGAACAACGGTTGCGCACATCAATTCGTGAAGAATTGGGCGCGTTTTGGCAAGCTAAACAGCCGATGGTTGGTTTGTATCTTGGTGAGGCCATGGTGGGGGTTGCTTGTTTAAATGGTCCAGATGATGGCGTTGGCTTTGAACGCTTTTGGCATTGGCGTCTAAAAATGCTGTTAAACGCAGGGTACTTCTCAACCAAACAAATGATGGAAAAAGAAAAGCGGATCATGTCGCAAGTGCCCTTAACGAAATTCCATATGCTCAGCTTTATTGCCATTCACCCTTTGCATCAACATCACGGTTTTGGTCATTATTTAATGGCTGCGGTTAATACCGTGCTTGAAGAGCATCCTGATAGCCAAGGTGTTGCCGTATATGCTACCAATGATAAGTATCGAGAGTTTTTCAAAGACGTAGATTACGAGCTCATTAAAGAAGTGCAGGTAGGTAAAGTAAACGGTGCGCTCATGGTGCATCACAGAGAAAACACACTAACGGGGAGCTAA
- a CDS encoding M61 family metallopeptidase — MNKITKRLSPIALFLTCAFSQSALADVKVNIDLSKAEHHYAKVKMALPASTQASIDLKLPTWRTGRYEILNLANGIREFNVKDSDLTWQKIDKDTWRISGDLSDGVDVSYQVYANQLGYRTRHVDDSHAFLDASGVVMYTDESRDDKHVIQLKVPKKWRSVSGLKKGRNKHQFIAADYDLLIDSPIETGINDFYKFDVDGRDYELVIWGKGNYDAEQMVEDLEKIVSQGDTIWSDFPFDRYVFMVHATSGARGATEHINSTIIQRDRYTFAERKDYLSFLGTAAHEFVHTWNVKQYRPEGLVPYDYQGENYSNLLWLSEGSTSYLQNQLLMRGDIMTSKEWLDHLARRINSYLRKPGRDSQSVAEASFDKWISEGGDYHKNHSVNIYSEGFLVSWMLDFDILEKTGLKQSYRNVHDILYKEFSIPKTFNDQDVRNILKRVTGEDYQAWWAENIDGHAKPSFDKLLAKAGLEISYGKTDKTKAWSGIATKADTNGLKITSVEKGSPAWRAGLTTDDIIVAVDGLRMKDKDLTKRLSNFKPKQKVTFTFFRRDQLVTKTVKLGELPAGKLKVQPMADASEAQKAFYQAWTGLAFPEK; from the coding sequence ATGAACAAAATTACTAAGCGTTTGTCACCAATTGCTTTATTTTTGACCTGCGCCTTTTCTCAATCTGCATTGGCCGATGTTAAGGTCAACATTGATTTATCAAAAGCTGAACACCATTACGCCAAAGTTAAAATGGCGTTACCTGCTTCAACACAGGCGTCAATTGACCTAAAACTGCCAACCTGGCGCACAGGGCGTTATGAAATTTTAAACCTTGCCAATGGTATTCGTGAATTCAACGTAAAAGATAGCGACCTTACTTGGCAGAAAATAGACAAAGATACTTGGCGTATTTCCGGTGACTTAAGCGACGGCGTTGATGTGAGTTACCAAGTGTATGCCAATCAACTGGGTTACCGCACACGTCACGTTGACGACAGCCACGCGTTTTTAGATGCCTCCGGTGTTGTGATGTACACCGATGAAAGCCGCGACGACAAACACGTGATTCAACTGAAAGTACCGAAAAAGTGGCGCAGTGTGTCAGGTTTGAAAAAAGGCCGTAACAAACACCAGTTTATTGCCGCGGATTACGATTTGCTGATTGACTCGCCGATTGAAACTGGCATTAATGATTTTTATAAGTTCGATGTTGATGGGCGCGATTACGAGCTCGTGATTTGGGGTAAAGGTAATTACGATGCTGAGCAAATGGTTGAGGATTTGGAAAAAATCGTTAGCCAAGGTGATACCATTTGGTCTGACTTCCCATTCGATCGTTATGTGTTTATGGTTCACGCCACAAGTGGTGCGCGTGGTGCTACTGAGCATATTAACTCAACGATTATTCAGCGTGATCGCTATACCTTTGCTGAGCGCAAAGATTACCTTAGCTTTTTAGGTACTGCCGCACATGAGTTTGTTCATACGTGGAATGTGAAGCAATATCGCCCAGAAGGGCTAGTGCCGTACGATTATCAAGGTGAAAACTACTCTAACTTACTGTGGTTATCTGAAGGTTCAACCAGCTACTTGCAAAATCAATTGCTAATGCGCGGTGATATTATGACTAGCAAAGAATGGCTGGATCACCTTGCTCGTCGCATTAATAGCTATTTAAGAAAGCCGGGTCGTGACAGTCAATCAGTGGCTGAGGCAAGCTTCGATAAGTGGATCAGCGAAGGCGGTGATTACCACAAAAACCATAGTGTGAATATTTACTCAGAAGGTTTCTTGGTGTCTTGGATGTTGGACTTCGACATTCTAGAAAAAACGGGCTTAAAACAGAGTTACCGCAATGTTCACGACATTTTATACAAAGAGTTTAGTATTCCTAAAACCTTTAACGACCAAGACGTTCGCAACATTCTCAAACGCGTGACTGGTGAAGATTATCAAGCGTGGTGGGCAGAAAATATCGACGGCCATGCCAAGCCAAGCTTCGACAAGTTACTGGCCAAAGCCGGCTTAGAGATCAGCTATGGTAAAACGGATAAAACTAAGGCGTGGTCAGGTATTGCTACGAAAGCCGATACTAATGGCTTGAAAATTACCAGTGTTGAAAAAGGTAGCCCTGCATGGCGCGCCGGCTTAACAACCGACGACATTATTGTTGCGGTTGATGGCTTGCGCATGAAAGATAAAGACCTAACTAAACGCTTAAGCAACTTTAAGCCAAAGCAAAAAGTGACGTTTACTTTCTTCCGTCGTGATCAGCTTGTCACCAAAACAGTTAAACTTGGCGAGCTACCAGCAGGTAAGCTAAAAGTGCAACCTATGGCTGACGCGAGCGAAGCACAAAAAGCCTTCTATCAAGCGTGGACAGGCTTAGCATTTCCTGAAAAATAG
- a CDS encoding DUF3192 domain-containing protein, which translates to MKKSLVLLLTALPLTMALSGCVVSVGGDDGHYGYDLGDREYENRKKIARLQLNASFADVQSRLGVADFNEVYQKDGENVQVLYYRTNRKHKDGITTKDECTPLIFRDGLLVSWGEMAYAQL; encoded by the coding sequence ATGAAAAAGTCACTTGTTTTATTATTAACTGCATTACCGCTAACAATGGCATTGAGTGGCTGTGTAGTTTCAGTGGGGGGTGACGATGGTCACTACGGTTATGATTTAGGTGATCGAGAATACGAAAACCGTAAAAAGATCGCGCGCCTACAACTGAATGCGTCTTTTGCTGATGTGCAATCACGTTTAGGTGTGGCAGATTTTAATGAGGTTTACCAAAAAGACGGTGAAAATGTGCAAGTACTTTATTACCGCACTAACCGCAAACACAAAGATGGCATCACCACGAAAGACGAATGTACACCACTCATTTTCCGCGATGGTTTGTTAGTTAGCTGGGGTGAAATGGCTTACGCCCAACTATAA
- a CDS encoding DUF962 domain-containing protein — MATPKKYQSFEEFYPFYLSQHQNKICRGLHYIGSAVALALLALAFVKQTWWLVLLALVSGYAFAWVGHFFFEKNRPATFTYPWYSFIGDWRMLKEFLTNRQGPKQ, encoded by the coding sequence ATGGCAACGCCCAAAAAATATCAAAGTTTTGAAGAATTTTACCCGTTTTACCTGTCGCAACACCAAAATAAAATTTGCCGAGGTTTACATTACATCGGCAGCGCAGTAGCACTTGCATTACTCGCATTAGCCTTTGTTAAGCAAACTTGGTGGCTGGTATTACTAGCGCTTGTTTCCGGCTATGCCTTTGCTTGGGTTGGTCACTTTTTCTTTGAGAAGAATCGTCCGGCAACCTTTACCTATCCTTGGTACAGCTTTATTGGTGACTGGCGAATGCTTAAAGAGTTTTTAACGAATCGCCAAGGCCCAAAACAATAG
- the syd gene encoding SecY-interacting protein: MTRPDNELSRQLHALASSFVSAFQDKHGHLPVIEKDEEWPSPCLAGEYSADANFWQPTSAEGIESPLSFDNVEQALELSLHPDIKTYFTTLYSESFDLSCDDGNLTLLFPWSEADFARLQENIIGHVLMKRKLKQDVTIFFALTDQDDFILSLDNQTGEVWVEQVGKAPHKKLADNLTEFLSQLTPVIYD; encoded by the coding sequence ATGACACGCCCAGACAATGAATTAAGCAGACAATTACACGCCTTAGCATCAAGTTTTGTGTCGGCCTTTCAAGACAAACATGGTCATTTGCCAGTTATCGAAAAAGACGAAGAATGGCCATCTCCTTGTTTGGCAGGAGAATACTCAGCTGATGCAAATTTTTGGCAGCCTACAAGTGCCGAAGGCATAGAAAGTCCATTGTCTTTTGATAATGTTGAGCAGGCGCTTGAATTGTCATTACACCCCGATATCAAAACTTATTTCACGACACTTTATAGCGAAAGTTTCGACCTAAGCTGTGATGACGGCAACTTGACCTTATTATTTCCTTGGAGCGAAGCCGACTTTGCTCGTCTACAAGAGAACATTATTGGCCATGTGCTAATGAAGCGTAAGCTTAAACAAGACGTGACCATATTTTTTGCACTTACCGATCAAGACGACTTTATTTTATCGCTTGATAACCAAACGGGTGAGGTATGGGTAGAGCAGGTAGGAAAAGCGCCACATAAAAAGCTTGCAGACAATTTAACAGAGTTTCTAAGCCAGTTAACGCCCGTGATTTATGATTAA
- a CDS encoding DUF2789 domain-containing protein, whose amino-acid sequence MDTSLHSMNTLFAQLGLANSPADINAFIAKHKGIPSSVRLAQASFWSKAQQDFLEQAIAEDADWAEIVDSLDSQLR is encoded by the coding sequence ATGGACACTTCCTTACATTCAATGAACACGCTGTTTGCACAATTAGGGCTTGCAAATTCGCCCGCTGACATCAATGCCTTTATCGCCAAACATAAAGGCATACCCAGTTCAGTTAGGCTAGCGCAGGCAAGTTTTTGGAGTAAAGCGCAACAAGATTTTCTTGAGCAAGCAATTGCGGAAGACGCTGATTGGGCTGAAATTGTTGATAGCCTAGATTCACAGCTAAGGTAG
- the queF gene encoding NADPH-dependent 7-cyano-7-deazaguanine reductase QueF (Catalyzes the NADPH-dependent reduction of 7-cyano-7-deazaguanine (preQ0) to 7-aminomethyl-7-deazaguanine (preQ1) in queuosine biosynthesis), which produces MAKYQNSGLLEGLTLGKATDYSDQYDPSLLQGVPRSLNRDDLDIDQSNLPFFGEDIWYGYEVSWLNAKGKPVVAVAEFHFPCSSDNLIESKSFKLYLNSFNQTRFDSQAQVLEHMTNDLSKVAGAHATVRLFPVDNCPPLAIAATKATCIDELDVEIDQYQYQPTLLADATGKGKKQVTEQLVSHLLKSNCLITNQPDWASVYISYTGNEIDKEKLLKYLISFRDHNEFHEQCVERIYCDIQQFCNPKYLTVFARYTRRGGLDINPYRSSLPSNAPSSRSLRQ; this is translated from the coding sequence ATGGCAAAGTATCAAAACAGTGGCCTATTAGAAGGTTTAACGTTAGGAAAAGCAACAGATTATAGCGACCAGTATGATCCAAGCTTGCTGCAAGGAGTGCCACGTAGTTTAAATCGCGACGATTTAGACATAGACCAAAGTAACTTACCGTTTTTTGGTGAAGATATCTGGTATGGCTACGAAGTTTCTTGGCTGAATGCTAAAGGTAAGCCAGTCGTTGCGGTTGCAGAATTCCACTTTCCTTGTTCAAGCGATAACTTAATCGAATCTAAGTCGTTCAAATTGTATCTAAATAGCTTCAATCAAACGCGTTTTGATAGCCAAGCGCAAGTGCTTGAGCATATGACCAATGACTTATCGAAAGTGGCAGGTGCTCATGCCACCGTGCGTTTATTTCCTGTCGATAACTGCCCACCGCTAGCAATCGCAGCGACAAAGGCCACTTGTATTGATGAGTTAGATGTCGAGATTGATCAATACCAATATCAGCCAACACTGTTAGCTGATGCGACAGGCAAGGGTAAAAAACAAGTGACCGAGCAGCTGGTTAGTCACTTGTTAAAATCGAATTGTCTAATCACCAACCAGCCAGATTGGGCCAGTGTTTACATTAGCTATACGGGCAATGAAATTGATAAAGAAAAACTACTGAAATATCTCATCTCATTTCGCGATCACAATGAGTTTCACGAACAGTGTGTAGAGCGCATCTACTGTGATATCCAGCAGTTTTGTAACCCTAAGTATTTAACAGTTTTTGCTCGCTATACCCGTCGAGGTGGCTTAGATATTAACCCTTATCGCAGTTCGCTGCCGTCAAACGCGCCGAGCTCACGCTCGCTAAGACAATAG